A window of the Oryza brachyantha chromosome 5, ObraRS2, whole genome shotgun sequence genome harbors these coding sequences:
- the LOC102702568 gene encoding probable inactive receptor kinase At2g26730, whose protein sequence is MMMPALRLLLLLLALAIARCAAEPPQRERAALRAFLAGTPHERALAWNASTPACAWVGVTCDAANATVVQLRLPGVGLVGRVPQGTLGALRGLRVLSLRANRLFGDVPGDLFSLPELRALFLQGNLFSGALPPDVAKLTALEHLALSHNNLSGAIPFALNGLAGLHSLRLDGNRFSGSLPSLTLPLLEFFNVSYNQLNGSIPTSLSRFPPESFAGNLQLCGKPLNRSCEPFFPGSPEPSPGTPPDGGGGHSLPVPQRRKKKLSGAAVAAIAVGAGAAALLALVLLVACAAVSRRRQANGEGAKATAATPRGLTPPSTASGELGELTSTTSKEIAAAAAAAAGAERSRLVFVGKGAGYSFDLEDLLRASAEVLGKGSVGTSYKAALEEGATVVVKRLKEVAASRREFSGHLDSLGKVEHRNLLPVRGYYFSKDEKLLVCDYVPAGSLSAMLHGSRGTGRTTMDWDARMRAALSAARGVAHLHAEHSLAHGNVKSSNLLIRPDPDAAALSDYCLHQLFAPSSVRPNAGGYRAPELVDTRRPTFKSDVYALGVLFLELLTGKPPGTASVDGDGAVDLPRWVQSVVREEWTAEVFDAELVRLGGGAEEEMVALLQVAMSCVATAPDARPDTADVVRMVEEIGSGHGRTTKEESEGRGASEEERSRGTPPAGTTP, encoded by the exons CGCCGCACGAGCGGGCGCTCGCCTGGAACGCCTCCACGCCGGCCTGCGCCTGGGTCGGCGTCACCTGCGACGCCGCCAACGCCACCGTCGTCCAGCTCCGCCTCCCGGGCGTCGGCCTCGTCGGCCGCGTGCCGCAGGGCACGCTCGGCGCGCTCCGTGGCCTCAGGGTGCTCTCCCTCCGCGCCAACCGACTCTTCGGCGACGTCCCCGGCGACCTCTTCTCCCTCCCCGAGCTCCGCGCACTCTTCCTGCAGGGCAACCTCTTCTCCGGCGCCCTCCCGCCCGACGTCGCCAAGCTCACGGCGCTCGAGCACCTTGCGCTGTCGCACAACAACCTCTCCGGCGCCATCCCGTTCGCGCTCAACGGCCTCGCTGGCCTCCACTCGCTCCGGCTGGACGGCAACCGCTTCTCCGGCAGCCTCCCGAGCTTGACTCTCCCGCTGCTCGAGTTCTTCAACGTCTCCTACAACCAGCTGAACGGCTCCATCCCCACCTCGCTCTCCCGCTTCCCGCCGGAGTCCTTCGCCGGCAACCTCCAGCTCTGCGGCAAGCCCCTGAACCGGTCGTGCGAGCCCTTCTTCCCGGGGTCACCTGAACCCTCTCCTGGCACCCCGccggatggcggcggcggtcacTCCCTGCCAGTGCCAcagaggagaaagaagaagcTCTCCGGGGCGGCGGTCGCGGCCATTGCCGTGggcgccggggcggcggctCTGCTGGCCCTGGTGCTACTCGtggcgtgcgccgccgtctcgagGCGGCGACAGGCGAACGGCGAGGGTGCGAAAGCGACAGCAGCGACGCCGAGGGGCctgacgccgccgtcgacggcgtcggGGGAGCTGGGCGAGCTGACGTCGACGACGTCGAAGGAGatcgcggcggcagcggcggcggcggcgggcgcggagAGGAGCCGGCTGGTGTTCGTGGGGAAGGGGGCCGGGTACAGCTTCGACCTGGAGGACCTGCTGCGGGCGTCGGCGGAGGTGCTCGGGAAGGGGAGCGTGGGGACGTCGTACAAGGCGGCGCTGGAGGAGGGCGCGACGGTGGTGGTCAAGCGGCTgaaggaggtggcggcgtcgcggcgggAGTTCTCCGGCCACCTCGACTCGCTGGGCAAGGTGGAGCACCGCAACCTCCTCCCCGTGCGAGGCTACTACTTCTCCAAGGACGAGAAGCTCCTCGTCTGCGACTACGTCCCCGCCGGCAGCCTCTCCGCCATGCTCCACG GGAGCCGGGGCACCGGGAGGACGACGATGGACTGGGACGCGCGGATGCGCGCGGCGCTGTCGGccgcgcgcggcgtggcgcaCCTGCACGCGGAGCACAGCCTCGCGCACGGCAACGTCAAGTCATCCAACCTCCTGATCCGGCCGgaccccgacgccgccgcgctctccgacTACTGCCTCCACCAGCTCTTCGCCCCGTCGTCGGTGCGCCCCAACGCCGGCGGGTACCGCGCGCCGGAGCTCGTGGACACGCGGCGCCCGACGTTCAAGTCCGACGTGTACGCGCTCGGGGTGCTCTTCCTCGAGCTCCTCACCGGCAAGCCCCCCGGGACCGCGTCcgtggacggcgacggcgcggtggaCCTCCCGCGGTGGGTGCAGTCGGTGGTGCGCGAGGAGTGGACCGCCGAGGTGTTCGACGCGGAGCTGGTGCGGCTCGGCGggggcgcggaggaggagatggtggcGCTGCTGCAGGTGGCCATGTCGTGCGTGGCCACCGCGCCGGACGCTCGGCCGGACACCGCCGATGTCGTCAGGATGGTCGAGGAGATCGGCAGCGGGCACGGGCGGACGACGAAGGAGGAGAGCGAGGGCAGGGGCGCGTCGGAAGAGGAGCGGTCGAGGGGGACGCCGCCGGCAGGCACGACGCCGTGA
- the LOC102720049 gene encoding bidirectional sugar transporter SWEET5-like: MVNPDAVRNVVGIIGNFISFGLFLAPVPTFVTIVKKKDVEEFVPDPYLATFLNCALWVLYGLPLVHPNSILVATINGVGLLIEIAYLAIYFAYAPRPKRCKMLAVLAVELVFLAAVAAAVLLGAHTYDKRSLVVGSLCVFFGTLMYAAPLTIMKQVIATKSVEYMPFTLSLVSFINGICWTIYALIRFDIFITIPNGMGTLLGAAQLILYFCYYGSTPKAGDDRSLQLPAKDGSAHSAV, translated from the exons ATGGTGAACCCCGACGCAGTCCGCAATGTCGTCGGCATCATCG GTAACTTCATATCGTTCGGGCTGTTCCTGGCGCCGGTGCCGACGTTCGTGACGATCGTGAAGAAGAAGGACGTGGAGGAGTTCGTGCCGGACCCGTACCTGGCGACGTTCCTCAACTGCGCGCTGTGGGTGTTGTACGGCCTCCCCTTGGTCCACCCCAACAGCATCCTCGTCGCCACCATCAACGGCGTCGGCCTCCTCATCGAGATCGCCTACCTCGCCATCTACTTCGCCTACGCCCCCAGGCCCAAGCGCTGCAAGATgctcgccgtcctcgccgtcgagctcgtcttcctcgccgccgtcgccgccgccgtcctcctcggcgCCCACACCTACGACAAGCGCTCGCTCGTCGTCGGCAGCCTCTGCGTCTTCTTCGGCACCCTCATGTACGCCGCGCCGCTCACCATCATG AAACAAGTGATCGCGACGAAGAGCGTGGAGTACATGCCCTTCACGCTGTCGCTGGTGAGCTTCATCAACGGCATTTGCTGGACAATCTACGCGCTCATCCGCTTCGACATCTTCATCACG ATTCCGAACGGCATGGGCACGCTGCTGGGCGCGGCGCAGCTGATCCTCTACTTCTGCTACTACGGGTCGACGCCCAaggccggcgacgacaggaGCCTCCAGCTGCCGGCGAAGGACGGCAGCGCCCACTCCGCCGTGTAG